Proteins encoded by one window of Capra hircus breed San Clemente chromosome 8, ASM170441v1, whole genome shotgun sequence:
- the AQP3 gene encoding aquaporin-3, translated as MGRQKELVNRCGEMLHIRYRLLRQALAECLGTLILVMFGCGSVAQVVLSRGTHGGFLTINLAFGFAVTLGILIAGQVSGAHLNPAVTFAMCFLAREPWIKLPVYTLAQTLGAFLGAGIIFGLYYDAIWAFANNQLIVSGPNGTAGIFATYPSGHLDMVNGFFDQFIGTASLIVCVLAIVDPYNNPVPRGLEAFTVGLVVLVIGTSMGFNSGYAVNPARDFGPRLFTAIAGWGSEVFTTGRHWWWVPIVSPLLGSIAGVFVYQLMIGCHLEPPPPSTDEENVKLSHVKHKEQM; from the exons ATGGGTCGACAGAAGGAGCTGGTGAACCGCTGCGGGGAGATGCTGCATATCCGCTACCGGCTGCTCCGCCAGGCGCTGGCTGAGTGCCTGGGGACCCTCATCCTCGTG ATGTTTGGCTGTGGCTCTGTGGCCCAGGTCGTGCTCAGCCGGGGCACCCACGGTGGTTTCCTCACCATCAACCTGGCCTTTGGCTTCGCCGTCACCCTAGGCATCCTTATTGCTGGCCAGGTCTCTG GGGCCCACCTGAACCCTGCCGTGACCTTTGCTATGTGCTTCCTGGCTCGTGAGCCCTGGATCAAGCTGCCTGTGTACACCTTGGCTCAGACTCTGGGAGCCTTCCTGGGCGCTGGAATTATCTTCGGGTTGTATTACG ATGCGATCTGGGCCTTCGCCAACAACCAGCTTATTGTATCGGGCCCCAATGGCACAGCTGGCATCTTTGCCACCTACCCCTCTGGACACTTGGACATGGTCAATGGCTTCTTCGACCAG TTCATCGGCACGGCCTCCCTCATCGTGTGTGTGCTGGCCATTGTGGACCCCTACAACAACCCCGTCCCCCGAGGCCTGGAGGCCTTCACCGTGGGCCTGGTGGTCTTAGTCATTGGTACCTCCATGGGCTTCAACTCTGGCTACGCCGTCAACCCCGCCCGGGACTTCGGTCCCCGCCTTTTCACCGCCATCGCCGGCTGGGGCTCGGAAGTCTTCAC GACGGGCCGCCACTGGTGGTGGGTGCCCATTGTCTCTCCGCTCCTGGGTTCCATCGCGGGTGTCTTCGTGTACCAGCTCATGATTGGCTGCCACCTGgagccacccccaccctccaccgaCGAGGAGAATGTGAAGTTGTCCCACGTGAAGCACAAGGAGCAGATGTGA